tccagccccagccatgGCACAGCGCTTCCCTCGGGtccttcagcatcctcctggGCTGCGGAGCCCACAGGGGCCACCACGGGTAGGTGTTCCTTGATGTACAGCCTGACAGCTGCCTGTGCCAAAATACCTGCTGTTTTCTCACCATCTGCTCACTTACGGACTCAGATCTCCCGTGGCCAGGGAGTGGTGGCTGCTTTATCTTCCACCGCCCTGATCTTTGCGTCTTCTGCAAGTCAGGAGTGCAGGTTTTCTTCCAAATCTTTAGGGTGGGCGCCCTGTGGGGAGACAGTtgaaaaaacaccccacaaaagTGATTCCCCATTTTCATCTCTATATTTAGAAAGTTCCAAGCCTGGTTTTAATCCCTTTGGTGCACCCTGGTGACATTTCTTTACCCTTTCTTAATCAAAATATCGTGCAGTTCTAGCCAACTATTTATAGAAAtcaaatacatttatatttttttcaactaAACTTAAAATTTGCTCCACAAATGAGGTCAAGGTTAGTCTGACAAAGCTGTTTCCTATATCCCTGCTGGGCTCTGCAttgaaaaactggaaaatatttacttGTTGCTGATGCCTTGGGATCACGAAGCCTCTGGGATGGGATGCTGTGGCTTTGGGGTGCACAAGGGTCTGGAGAGCTAACCCCATCCTCAGCTGCTCTTGTTCTTGTGTCTCCTGGGCTTCTTGAGCCACTCTGGGACACTTTCCTCTCCCAGTTGGTGAAGGTGTTGGCCTGGCCGGCTCCAAGCTGGTGCTGGAAccaggctcctgcctgccccagctgccGAAGAGCTGCTGTGTGAAATGTGGGCAGTAAAACAACAGCACTTCATCTGCGGGGCTCGGCAGCGGCACGGGGCTCTGCCAGGTCGGCACAgagtgggaaactgaggcatgggaaGAGCGGGAAGGAGATGCCATCCACTGCTGCGCTCCAGCCAACACCCAGGGGTGGGTGTGCAAGGCTGGGGTGCCCAGGCCTGAGCCTGGGTGAGGGGCATGGACCCCGCTTTGGGCTCCCCTGGCCCTGCCTCCCACCTAGGAAGGGTTAGTGCTTGAAGAAAGGTCAGGCTCACAGGGCTAATCCACCTTGACTTACTTTTTCCAGAAGCCAGGCTGCTGtctggcagcagcacagagcatcGTAATCCCCAGGCGCTGCACCCCCTCCCAGGCAGAGCCCCTCGCGGGGGCAGCTGGTGGCCGGGGCAGGCTGGGGCTGACCCTTGCTGAGGGCAGGGTCAAGAGTCCCAGGGCCACTGCTCCTTTGGGTCCAGCCACTTTCCTCGAAGTTTTAAAGGGTTTCAGCAGCGCAAAGCAGAGCCTTTGGGCTTTGTTCAGCCTTGCCTTTCCCTGAAAAGGAAGGGACAGACAGATTTGGGGTGCAAGCTGCCCCCAAAACCTCACTGGgaggacaaggggagagcaggaCTTGCAGGAGCCGGTGGATAActcccctgggtgctgcaggggctgggaTGTGGGCCGGGGAAGGGGGTGTGTGAAAAGCCATCCCCGAGGCACTGCACATCACCGGCCCCACGCTCAGGGCTCCGATTTCTGCTGGAGGGGGAGCGCATCCCTCCCAGGGCCACCtgtgcccatctgtccctcctagccagcccctgccccggcgCCATCCCTGGGGGCTGTCCCTCCTGCTGGACCCATTTTGGCACCGGGACCTTGCTGTTCCATACGGCCCCGCACAGGGATGGAGGGGACACCGTGGCAGCATCACGTTCAGCCTCTGGGGGCCATCCCTATCCTTTCCACACGGGTTTTTCCTGGGTGCAAACCAGCCGTGGCATGCTGTGGCACACAGACCCCCGCCATGAGctctctgtccctgcagctgtgtcctggggtgcTGTCACCTCTAGGGAAAGGGTCCCCAGGCAGCTGAcagccctcccagccctgcagttGGGGTGTGAGATttggggtgggcagggacagtGCAAGCCAGGGACCCTCTGGGAGGTCAGGTCCCCAAGGGGAGTGGGGCAAGGGCTCTGCTCTGATGCCACCCGGCTGCTTGGCACATGCAGGGTGCGAACAAGGGGAGCCCCGGTGTCACTTTACAATGTGGCTGTCCCCGGTCCCTCCCGGAGTCCACAGAGACCCACAGGACAGGCCCCAGGTGTGGATGTCACCcttggctggcagcagggtgaggggctggggTCAGCGGCCGAGGGGGCTGGTGCTTTGCCGTCCACACCCTGCTGAGTTCCTTCTGATCCCCCCGTACAGTTGCTGGGCCGTATTTTTAGCCTCCAGCAGACGTGTGGAGGGTGTTAAGCCCATAACCTTCGTCCCATTTTGCTGCTCATCGGCCGGCCATCTGCAGATCAGCACAATTTGCCTTGGGATGGATTTGGAGACCATGTAGGGGAaacaggagggagaaggaggtggagagggaagagggacTTTATGTAAGACCTTGAAGGTCACAGGAAATAAAGTCTGTGACCAACACACAGGCAGAACCATCCCAGTTGGAGCGCCTGGGGAGTATTTCCCTTTTCCCACAAGGGAAGGCTCACGTGGGTGCTGGGGTCACCGTTGTGCCTGAGCACAGTGGGTGATGGCACTTCTGTCCCCCTGCATTGGGACAGAGGGGACACACAAACCCCGGACAAAGCCCTTGGGATGCGTGGGGTCTCCTTGCCTGGCTCCGCTCTCCCCACTCCCCAGCCTTGACCCTCCCTCCGTCCTCCAGATCACCGGCTATTTTGGGGCCAAGCTGAGAATATCCCTGCCCCTGTTGGCCGAGAGGACCCTCAGGAGACCCAGGCTGGTCTCCAGGCCGTCAGGGCCTGGCAGGGGCATGCTGGCCCCCAGCCACCTGAGGCTTTGCAGGTCAGACATAGCACGTTCCTCTTCGAGTGGCTCCCAGGAAGCTCCGCACCCCTAAGGGGTCCCAGGGGTCCCGCAGGAAGGTGACCTGAAGGAGAGGCGTGccctgggtgggagggaggcgGGTGGGAGCTGTGCGGGGCCCGTCTCCCTCTGGCTGGGAGATGAATTTGGAGCCTGGAGGCACCTGCGAGCCGCGTGCCAGCAAAGGATGGGGGAGGTCAGCGAGGGCAGGTCAAGGGTGACCCGCGCATCCGGTTTTGGCAGGGCAAGGGGCCGCAGGGACGGCTCCACCGTGCCAGGCTGCACACGAGAGCGACTGCAAACCCTGGCAGGCCGAGGCACACCCCGTCCCTCCCAGCCGCCTGTCGCTGACACAGCTGGTCCCCCGGTGCGAGCCCCCCACTGCTGCCTGACTCCTGGCTAACAGCACCGCCAGCCCCAGCACGGATAGAGATGCAACCGCCTGCCCAGCATCCCCAGCCACGGCAAACTGGCTGCAGCGGGCAGAGTGGTCTGGGGGTGGCACTGAGCCAACCCTGGCTCAGCTCCCTCTGCCCTCAGCCACCGCTGTCCCCCGTGGCCAAGCCCAGCGAGCCCCAGCGCAGGGGCCGGAGGAGAGGGCTGGTTGCCAGCCGTctggctgtgcccagcactgcccgTGCCCAGCGCTGCCCGCTcgcctccctgcagcctgggtggaggtggcatttttttcTGGTTGGCATCTGCTTGCCAGCTGGAGTacaaaggaattattttcctctgaaacGCTTCCCTGGTATGCAGGCATTAGACGTTTCGGGGGATTATTTAGACTAGCAGCAACTGTTTGTAATGGAGACAGTATAGCCGGTGATCTTTTATTTTTGGCACCCGTTGACTAATGTTAAACTGCAGTTGGAGGCCTATGGAAAATACGGATGGCTTCTCCCAGGCCGCAGAACAAACTTATTGTGTCCCCGCCAGCCGCACAGCACGGCAAATGCTTTCCTAGTGAAGGGATGCTCACAATAAATAGCTCCCGAGCCCTGCTGCCGGGGTCAGGCCCTGCCTGCGCTCGCCTGCCTGTGGAAAGGCAGGGCCCCGCGCTGGGGAGCacctcaccccttcctccccgTCGCCCCGAGGAGCACCTtgtcccttcctccccctcactccttcctcctcctccccctcacccaGCCACCCGCCATGGCCAGTGCGATGCTCTCccgaggcagggctggggaaggacCCTTTTAACCTGCCAAGTGCCCGTGGCCCCCCATTCTTATTCCTTTCCCCCCCATTTTTTAGGGCTGCTTTGCCACCTTCCTGCAGCGCTTTGCAGTGGGTGGCAGCCACGGCCCCGGGCAGCCATGGCCAGCGCAGCCATAGGGCCCCCTGCTAGCATTGGCTTTGCTCCCTCCCAGAAACCACTCTTTGCACCCAGCTTCTTGCAACAGGGACAGAAAATTGAGCTGCAACTAGAGAAGGTTTAAGAAAGAGTTTAAACCTCTTTGTAACAGCCACAAATCTTccctcagggccccccccccggcactgATGGGGGGCCAGTGGGTGCCCCGGTAGCCACATGCCGGCGCGGGTAAGACTGACTAAGCTGTTCTCATCGTTTAGAGCCACATGTCCCCAGAACGGACCATGTCGGCAGTGCTGCCGAAAGCCCCTTGCCAGCCACAGAGCCCAGGCTGGAGGAGAAGGCAGCTgacagcagccctgaggaggacaAAGACGGTGGCCCTGCCAACACCTCCTTGCCTGGCACCGCTGAGGAGGGACAcagagagggggaggaagagctGGCGGGTGGCCTGACCAGGGACCTGGGGCCAGGGGATGGACAGCTGGAGGAGACCACCATGGAGAAGGAAGGGCCCAGCAAGGTGCAGGGCCCAGGGGCAGACACCATGTTGGGCAACCCTGAGGCAGTGCATCATGAAGGGAAACTTGGGTCTGGCCCACAAGATGGCCTCTGTGCCCGAGAGGATGAGGAGCCAGGTGTCAAGAAAGGAGCCTCTGAGGAGCAAGGGCAGCCTGGCGAAGAGAAAATGAAGGAGCCAAGAGCAGTGTCTGCTCCCgaggcaggagaggaagggggTGAGCAGAGCTCAGAGGAAGATGACGAGCAGGGGGAGTCTGAGGAAGATGAACATGATGAGtctgaggaagatgaaggtggAGAGTCCAAGGAGGAAGGAGAGtctaaggaggaggaagagtctgAGGAAGATGGTGCTGGGCCAGTGGGGCCCGAGAATGGAGCTGAAGGGAGTGACAAGGAAGCAGTCGGCGCTTCTGGCAAAAAGGTCCGTGGCAAACCAACAGCTGCCAGCAAGGGAGAAGCCAGGAATGGCCCTGCCAGCTGCCATCACCCACCCTGTGACAACACAGCAGAAGACCTGGCAGCAGCGGTGGAAGACCCATCAGCAGCAGAAGACCTGGCAGCAGTGGTGGAAGACCCACCAGCAGCAGTGGAAAACCCACCAGCAACAGAAGACCTGTCGGCAGTAGTGGAAAACCCCCCAGCAGCAGAAGATCCACCAGCAGTGGTGAAAAACCCCCCAGCAGCAGAAGATCCACCAGCAGCAGAAGACCCTCCAGTAGCAGAAGACCCACCAGCAGTGGTGAAAAACCCCCCAGCAGCAGAAGATCCACCAGCAGCAGAAGACCCTCCAGTAGCAGAAGACCCACCAGCAGTGGTGAAAAACCCCCCAGCAGCAGAAGATCCACCAGCAGCAGAAGACCCTCCAGTAGCAGAAGACCCCCCAGCAGTGGTAAAAAACCCCCCAGCAGCAGAAGACCCCCCTGCAGACAAGCCATCACTGGCAGAAACAGAGAGCCCACCTGGCCACAGTGCTCACTCAGCTGCCACCGAGCTCCGGCACAGCCAGATAGGTTGGAGTCTTTTCTTGTTGGTGTGCTGTAGCGGCGAGAGTGACCTACTATCAACCCCTGGCAGAGCTGAGCTTGGCACATTAAACTGCGCCTAGTGCATGGCCCTCTCCTAACGCTTGTGCTTCCCACGCCTGCCCCTAACCGCTGCACGGCTGGGCCGGCTGCGGGCATcaagggtgcaggcaggagcccaCGGACGCCCGTGATGCAGGCGCTCGTCGCAGCGATGCCAAAGCTGGCTGACATTTCCCTCGCTGCACTTTAAGTCCATGATTTCTGCTCTGGGCCATGGACATGGATAAAATTTTTAACACCCAGACCCCTTTCAGCACCTGCAGACCTCTTAAAGGCAATTTTAATCTCCATCCTCAGAGTTCTCCCGTCCCGCAGCTTTCTTGATGCAGGGGCAGGATGCTGCCTGGGCTGGTGGGTCTCTTGTCCACCAGTCCTTGCCTCGTAGGGAAGGTGTGAAGAGCTAATTCAGCACCGGCTCTGGCCACATTTGGTCAGTGAAAAGCTAGTTAAAGAAAAGGGACACCCCTCACCATGATTTCCTAGAAATGCTTGTGGACTTTGGCCCATGGGTTGGGCAGTGACCTTCAGACCCAGctgtctttttctgctttcatctgtAATGTCCCAGCTCAAAAAGTTCCCATTTGTGCAGAAAGGGAAACCCAGTTTGTTCTCTGTGGCTTTACTTGGCAAGTCAAAAGGTCTTCCTCAGCCCAACACTCGGTAGACACTCAACACAGTCCCAGGGTTTGGCGGTGCACCTCTTGGCCCAGGcatccccagcccagccagccagcccGTGTCTGTCCCCAGACCTATCCCCAAGTCCCCACTAAAGCCCAACCCAGCTCCCGATATCAAAAAAACCACTTGGAGCTGCATGGGACCCCCGGTGTGCCAGCACCTCCAGGGTGAGGACTCCTCTGTCTCCCTGTCTCATGGACACCAGGGTGCCTACTGCAGGTGGAGGCAGCTGCCTCATGCTCCCTAGGCCTGGCACGGAGCCGTggggtccccagggccaccctGAGCCAGGGCCTCATGCAGAGCGCTCCAGCCTGGTatgggggcagaggcaggagaagcGGGAGGGGATGACCTCGCTGGCAAAGGTGAGGCAGCCAGCATGGGTCAGGCTGGCCAGTCTCTCAAGAGCCAGCCCCAGCCTTGCACATCCTCATGTCTCTGGCTCCATGTGTAATTTTTTGGGGGAGCGGACagacagagaggcagagcagagcGCGCCTGCAGCCGAGGCTTAGCCCTGCAGGAGCCACAGCTGCGGGGGAAGCgccggggctggcaggggccCCTCGGGCTCCAGGTGCCACGCGTGCTCGCACTAAGTCCCAGCCCCGGGAGCCCCTTCCAGGCACGTCCTTCGCATTCCCCATGAGCGGCCGGCCCTTGCTCCCCCCGGCGAGACACGGCATGCCTCGCTTGCCGGCCCCTCCTCGGAGCCAAGCAGTTGCCCACGACGCTTCCCCAGGCAGCCACAGCCCTGGCAGCCCCCGCCAAGCCTCCAGGAGCCTTTGCAAAAGAGAAACCCAGCGGGTCCGTGGGCTCGGGGTGTGTGTGCTCCCCCATGCCCTCTCACCAGCAGCAGCTTGTGTGAGCTCCTGTGTGGACTCCCCCCTCCAGCAGTAACAGGTCTCCTTGCCTTTTTCCTCCAGAAGAGGTTGAAGATGCCAGCGAGCCGACCAAGCGTGACCGGTCCCACTTGGAGAGCACCCTCAAGCTGAACGAGGACAAACCTGCTGATGATTTCTCAGGTGAGGAGGCCTGGGTGGCACCGAGCCATGCATGCCCTGCTCCTTCAGTCCATGCTACCCTGCAAGACAGGCTCCCTGGCAGTCTGTTGCACCAAGAGCATGGATAGGATTTTCTTTCCCTAGAGTGTTTTAGTTTTAACCTCACTTCTTATAGGTCCAACAAAACCATTTCTTCAATAACAGCCCTTTTGCTGCTCTTGGGGTAACATATTTTAGGTGTTTTAAAGACAGCCCCAAGGGCATTCATAATTAGGAGGATAGAGAGGCTGAAAGATGTAGATGGTGAATCAGCCCAAGCCAGCCACATCCCTGCCCAGAGAAACCTGGGGCAACTATAATAAAGGGCTGGGATTTTTATTCCAATTATTTATTGGGTTTTGTATTATAAGGCTTGCTTCTGCTGGCCTCACGAGCAGTCTGGACTGGAAAGAAAGTATAAAACCTGCTGTGGAAAAGTCTCCTTCTTTCTTCTAGCAAGCAGTTCAGGGGCTGTGCCAGTGGTCCCTGGCACCGTGGTGGTCTTTTGGGATCATTGGTGCTGAGTACTAAACAGCATTAATGAGAGATGTTCCTTCCATCAACTGCTGGCACGTGCAAGACTGGCAGCAAATGGGGACAGTGCCCAGCAGGAAACGGGTATCAAAATGTATGACTGGGATGAGTTTGGCCAAGATTTCAACTGTGAGCCAAGTCCCTTGATCCACAGCTGAGTCACCCTCGAGATTTGCAGGGAATGCCCAGCAGCTTACCTAGGAGGGACTAGGTAAGGGTGGTGGGGGTTGCCTTTCACCCATCCACACGCTTCCACCCCTGCAGGAGCACTGCAGCGGCTGAGGAAGATCTACCACTCCTCCATCAAGCCCCTGGAGCAGTCCTACAGATACAACGAGCTGAGGCAGCACGAGATCACAGGTAATGCCACAGGCACTGGGGTCTCTGGCACCATCGGGTCATTGGGATGCAGATAACAGCACGGAGAGCAGATCATGGAAAGGCTCGGATAGTTTGTCTTCCTTTGCAGCTTCCCAAGAAAGCCACGAACATTCTGGGCTTAGAGGACGTGCCCTAGTGAACCCAGCGGCAGGCATTCCTGCATCTGCCTTAGCCCATCTGCTGTCAGGACCATCTGTGTAGGCTAAGCATTGAACTCTGCCTGCTTCAGGTCCTCCACCTGCTCAACATCAATGCCCTGTACCCGTGCCAAGCAGAGATCATGGCCCAGTGAAACAGGCTTGGCAGGGAAGCTTAGGACCTCTCAAGGCTGGGGATGAGCTTCCTGGAAGTGGCTGGAGCTGGCATCCTTCCTGCTCAGTACGGGACACAGCCATGTGGGCCGGGTATCCCTCAAGCTCAGCAGCCTTCACTCATCCTGGGAGTTAGATTTTCCAGCCCTTGGCAATTAGACACATTGGATCAGGTGAGCAGGTCCCTGTGGTCACAGGCATTGTCttgggctgagccccagcagtgcACGTGTCCCCCCAGAAGAGGAAAGTGCAACCCTGGTCCCAAGATGCTCACAAACTACAGGAAGCTCTTGTGACCCATAAGACACAAGCAGCCTCATTTTCCAAGCACAGATGGATCAAGCCCAAGTCTGAGGTCCCTGTTCACTGGGGTAACTCTCCTGTGAGCCCCCACTCGTGCCCTGTCTTGAGCCAGGGCCAGATGCCCCCTGTGCCTtggctgggcaggcaggggatGCTGGAGTCCCTGCTGCCTGTGTCCCAGGGCTGCATGCTCACATCAGCCTCCTGCCAGGGTCCCTCTTTGTCCTGAAGTTCTGCTTCCCTCCCCAGGTTTCCAGCCTCACACACCCTGGGGCCAAGCCCTCCCTCCTGGCGAGGCAGGACCTAGATACATCCTCCACGCAGACCTTCCTATTGCAGCTGGACTCTGCTCATGCACCCACGCATGGTTCCCACATTCATCTGGGACACATCTCCTTAGAGCAGAACCCCTGTTTTACAGGCACCCCCACTGCAGCCCAAATGCAACTCCTAAATCCGTGTCAGACATTTTGTAAGTGGGCTGGAACATCCCCATACCCAGCCAGCCCATCTCCAGCTTAGAGCCAGTGGAGAGCATGGGGGACccatggggcagggacagggctgtaGAGTCCTCATCACCAGCCCAGGTCCTGTCACCTCAAGACACAGAGCACCCTGGACATCATCCACCACGCACCCACAGGGGTTCTGGAGGGGGTGTTTGTAGGTCTCATAAAACCCGAGCCGTGCCTAGCTGCCTCCCTCAGCCAGCCCCACGTTGCTGCTTTTGCCTGCCTCGCTCTGTGCTGCTCACCAGCAGCTGGGGACCACGATCTCTT
This portion of the Strix uralensis isolate ZFMK-TIS-50842 chromosome 16, bStrUra1, whole genome shotgun sequence genome encodes:
- the SRL gene encoding sarcalumenin isoform X2, with the translated sequence MKGLNLLCCCVASLLLLSTAEPHVPRTDHVGSAAESPLPATEPRLEEKAADSSPEEDKDGGPANTSLPGTAEEGHREGEEELAGGLTRDLGPGDGQLEETTMEKEGPSKVQGPGADTMLGNPEAVHHEGKLGSGPQDGLCAREDEEPGVKKGASEEQGQPGEEKMKEPRAVSAPEAGEEGGEQSSEEDDEQGESEEDEHDESEEDEGGESKEEGESKEEEESEEDGAGPVGPENGAEGSDKEAVGASGKKVRGKPTAASKGEARNGPASCHHPPCDNTAEDLAAAVEDPSAAEDLAAVVEDPPAAVENPPATEDLSAVVENPPAAEDPPAVVKNPPAAEDPPAAEDPPVAEDPPAVVKNPPAAEDPPAAEDPPVAEDPPAVVKNPPAAEDPPAAEDPPVAEDPPAVVKNPPAAEDPPADKPSLAETESPPGHSAHSAATELRHSQIEEVEDASEPTKRDRSHLESTLKLNEDKPADDFSGALQRLRKIYHSSIKPLEQSYRYNELRQHEITDGEITSKPMVLFLGPWSVGKSSMINYLLGLDDTPYQLYTGAEPTTSEFTVIMHGPKLKTIEGIVMAADSARSFSPLEKFGQNFLEKLIGIEVPHKLLERVTFVDTPGIIENRKQQERGYPFNDVCQWFIDRADLIFVVFDPTKLDVGLELEMLFRQLKGRESQIRIILNKADSLATQELMRVYGALFWSLAPLINVTEPPRVYVSSFWPQEYHPDTHKDLFLKEEISLLEDLNQVIENRMENKIAFIRQHAIRVRIHALLVDRYLQTYKDKMTFFSDGELVFRDIVEDPDKFFIFKSILAKTNVSKFDLPNREAYKDFFGINPITSFKLLSQQCSYMGGCFLEKIEKAITRELPDLLGSIGLGKKPNVLSCDITGCGETPKNRYRKP
- the SRL gene encoding sarcalumenin isoform X1; translated protein: MKGLNLLCCCVASLLLLSTAEPHVPRTDHVGSAAESPLPATEPRLEEKAADSSPEEDKDGGPANTSLPGTAEEGHREGEEELAGGLTRDLGPGDGQLEETTMEKEGPSKVQGPGADTMLGNPEAVHHEGKLGSGPQDGLCAREDEEPGVKKGASEEQGQPGEEKMKEPRAVSAPEAGEEGGEQSSEEDDEQGESEEDEHDESEEDEGGESKEEGESKEEEESEEDGAGPVGPENGAEGSDKEAVGASGKKVRGKPTAASKGEARNGPASCHHPPCDNTAEDLAAAVEDPSAAEDLAAVVEDPPAAVENPPATEDLSAVVENPPAAEDPPAVVKNPPAAEDPPAAEDPPVAEDPPAVVKNPPAAEDPPAAEDPPVAEDPPAVVKNPPAAEDPPAAEDPPVAEDPPAVVKNPPAAEDPPADKPSLAETESPPGHSAHSAATELRHSQIEEVEDASEPTKRDRSHLESTLKLNEDKPADDFSGALQRLRKIYHSSIKPLEQSYRYNELRQHEITAYPGRTLGSSATDGEITSKPMVLFLGPWSVGKSSMINYLLGLDDTPYQLYTGAEPTTSEFTVIMHGPKLKTIEGIVMAADSARSFSPLEKFGQNFLEKLIGIEVPHKLLERVTFVDTPGIIENRKQQERGYPFNDVCQWFIDRADLIFVVFDPTKLDVGLELEMLFRQLKGRESQIRIILNKADSLATQELMRVYGALFWSLAPLINVTEPPRVYVSSFWPQEYHPDTHKDLFLKEEISLLEDLNQVIENRMENKIAFIRQHAIRVRIHALLVDRYLQTYKDKMTFFSDGELVFRDIVEDPDKFFIFKSILAKTNVSKFDLPNREAYKDFFGINPITSFKLLSQQCSYMGGCFLEKIEKAITRELPDLLGSIGLGKKPNVLSCDITGCGETPKNRYRKP